A window of Deltaproteobacteria bacterium genomic DNA:
TGACCTTCTGAAATCCGGCCTATTCGCCGTGGAGCAAACGTCGGGGAAAAGGAGCTTCACGGAAATGGCCGCTGGAACCCGGAGCGTTCGGTATCGCACGCGATTTCTTCTCCGGAACAGTTCGGCTCCGCCTGCAGCACAAAAGCCAGAACGAGACTCCCCCGCCTCAAATTCGGCGCCTTTTTTTCTTGACATTTCAGCGTATTCACTCGTTAGTATACCCATCCCTACGTATCGAGAAGATCATGGCACATCGACCTCACATCGGTTTTGAAGACGCCCGGTCCATTGTACGGGATACCCTTTCACCTCTGAGCCCGCTGGAAGTTTCCATTTTCGATGCGAGCGAATTGATCGCTCACGAAGACATGGTGGCGCGCGTGGACTGCCCCTCTCTCTCCTCCTCCATGAAGGATGGTTTCGCCGTTGTCTCGATTGACCTGACGGATGCTCGGGAAGACGCTCCCAAACGGCTTTCGGTCACTGGGATGTTGGCGGCGGGTCGTCGAAGTCCACTGAAGGTGAGGTCCGGAACCACGGTAAGGATCATGACGGGCGCCCCTCTCCCTGAGGGGGCCGATGCCGTTCTTTCAGAGGAATACGCGCGGGTTGAGGGGGAAACGATCCTCTGTTTGCGGGAAGCGGAAGCCGGAAGAAATGTTCTGTTTCGGGGAAGCGACGTCAGGATGGGGGAGCCGGTGGTGCGAAAGGGACAGTTTTTGGCCCCCGCGGTCACCGGCTTCATGGCGGCTGCGGGCATTGACCGCGCGTGGGTGGTCCCATTACCTAAAGTGGGCGTTGTCGCCACGGGCGCGGAAGTAGTGATGCCCGGCTGTTCTCTACGGCCCGGCGAATTGTACGCCAGCAACCTGATCACCCTGATATGCTGGTTGAAACACTTCAGAATGAAGACCCGGTTCGCGTCGGCTCCGGATCGCGAGGCGGATATCCGGGCGGCGATTGAATCCGTAGTGAGAGACGTCGATGTATTGCTCACAAGCGGAGGCGCCTGGAGAAGCGAACGAGATCTTACTGTACGGGTCCTCGAAGAAATGGGTTGGAATCCCCTGTTTCGCGGTGTTCGGATGGGTCCGGGTAAGGCAGTGACGTTCGGGCTGCTGGACGGAATACCCGTATTCTGTCTGCCGGGCGGCCCCCCTTCAAATGAGATGGCTTTCCTGCAGATCGTGTTGCCGGGGTTGATGATCATGGGTGCTCGGCCAAAGGCGCCTTTTCGTGATGAAGTGGTGCGCCTGGCGGACCGTGTGACCGGCGACAAAACATGGACCCAATTCATATATGCCGATCTGGTGGAAAGAGAAGGCGAGCGGTGGGCCGCTCCTCTTCGTCTTAAGAGCCGGCTTCGCAGTCAAGCTTGCGCCCGGGCCGTGATCCGGATTCAGGAGGGTAGGGAATCGATCGAGGAGGGGAGCGCTGTTTCGGTTCAAATCTTAGGTGAACCCCAAGCCTAATCTTTGGTGCGTGTTCGGAACGGTCTCCAAATCCCGCGGGGAATGGGAGCGTTTGAATTACAAGGGTGCAATCGACGTTGAATAGGACCGAGGGTGGGAAGTTCGGAATCGGCCTTGAACTTTAATGTAAGAAACGGGTACTGTGGCTCGTCCTTCTGAACTCGGAGCTGTCCTCGATAATCGAAGAAAGTGGCGGAGATGACAAGACCGAAGTCCGGTCCCGCAGTGGTATCCATCGTAGGAAAATCCAATTCAGGAAAAACTACGCTGATAGAGAAACTCCTTCCCCGCCTTGCCAAAAGAGGCATCCGGGTGGGAACGGTCAAACACGATGTGCACGGTTTTCAGATGGACCGGGAGGGCAAGGATAGCTATAGACACAAGAAGGCCGGAGCTCTGATCACCGTGATCTCGTCTCCTCGTCAAATCGGAATGGTTCGGGACGTTGACCATGACCATCGGATTGAAGAACTGGTGGACCGGTATTTCCCGGACGTTGATTTAGTCCTGACGGAAGGATACAAGCGCGAGAAGTGGCCCAAAGTGGAAGTACATCGAAAAGAACTCCGAAGAAGCCTTATCAGCACCGCGGACGAAGGTCTGATCGTCGTGATGAGCGACGAGGACCTGAGCGTGGAGGTTCCCTGTTTTCATCTCGACGATGTCGATGCTTTGGCCGAGTTTCTCGTATACACATTTCACCTTGACGACGCAATGGACGATCAGAATGGGTAAGCGAAGCAGAGACGGGTATTCGGCCAAATGGGGATCGGAAATCCAGGTTGACGACAGGCTTGCCGAAGCGGTTCTGGCAAGATCGAATGATGGAAAAATTAAATGCGCCCAGGCATTTCTAGTCGTTTCCGAATGGCGCGTAGGTCCGCTTGAAGTAGGTCGCGTCGCGGACCTGAAGGAGCTTCGAATCACTCACTGCCAGCTGGGACTCTTCGGCTATGGCGACCAGAAGAAGGCGGTTACGCCTGCGGCTGAAATCCGGCCGGACCTCGAAGGCCTGGTGAGGAACGCACTCGAGGACGAGCGTCTCACGTGCGCCGAAGCCTGGAAAATTGCAGAGAGTTGTCATGTTCCGAAAATGGAGGTGTCCGCCTTGTGCGAACGGCTGCAGATCAAAATCGGTTCATGCCAATTGGGGGCTTTTTAGCCTTGTTGAAAGAATAGTAAGTACATCGGGAACGCGATACCGTGCTTTGGAGACACGTTCAAGCCCCATCCTACGGAATGTCCGGCACTGTATGGGTTTACCGGTAATGTCATCGATGCTTGACGAACGGATGCGGTGAGCGAAAGTGGAGATTATTAGCCCGACCACTGTCCAGAAAGCGGATATTGCGGTCTGTATGCCGTGTTTCGGCGAAGCGGAAACCATGGCCCATGCTGTGCGTGCCGCGTCGGAGAGCCTTTCCCGGTATTTTGGTAAAATAGCGGGCGTAATAATTGTTATGGGAAGTGGAACCGCTGAGGACCTGGATCTGTTCCGAAGGACCGCTACAGACGTCCCGAAGATCTACATACAGGCAGAGAGCGACGCGTTACACGAAAAGAACGGCTTTCGGAATATGTTCCGAGAGACATGACCGTAGGGCGGTCGTTCCGGACAGGGTATTTTCTCTGGGGGCGCCGCTGCTCGAGTCATTTGATTACGTATCGCCATTGTACGTGCAGCACAAATGGGAGGGCCTTTTGAACAACAACCTCGCGTATCCCATGACTCGATCGCTGTATGGCCGCAGAGTGCGAAACTCTATTTCCGGAGAGTTTGGATTCAGCGGCCGGCTGGCGCGCCTGGCCGGGAATGGCGGTGACGAGAGGGGGGCTATATCGCTGTCGGGGATCGACCTTTGGATGACGACGCTGGCGCTCAGCAACAACCTATCGGTGTGTCAATCTTTTGTGCGAAGGCCGTTCCCGTACCGCCCCCAACATAATGGCCTTGGCTCGCATCGTCTTTTTCGGGAAATCGTGCGTACGCTTTTTGACCTCATGATTCGATGCGAGTCTTTTTGGTTGAAGGTCAAGTGGAGTAAACCGACGGCAGTGCGGTCTAACAAGGATGTCAGGGAGCCGGTGTTTTCACCGGAGGGTCCGGAAGTTGCTCTTAAAGACCTCTACCTTGAGTTTGAACAGGGATGTCGCAGGAATTTGCCGCTTCTGAAATCGGTTTTCAGTCCACGTGTATATGAACAACTGACCGAGGCTCTATCCGAAAAGCAGGACGAGTTCGGAGTTTCTACCGAACTTTGGGCCAAGATTCTCTTCGACACGGCGGTGGCTTATCGGGATGCCAAAGAACTTCGAGGCGGCTTGGTGGATTTTCTTTTGTATGCGTATCAGGGTAGGATACACTCGTATCTTAAAGAGACACGCACAATGTCTGCAGCTCAGGCGGAGATGTACGTCGAGAACGAATGTGCGGTTTTTGAAGAAACCAAAACGCACTTGGTAAGGCGTTGGAAGGGAGAATAAATGAAAAAAATACTCATAGTGGATGATGAGGAGCATATTCGACTTCTATATTCCGAGGAATTGGCGGACGAGGGGTACGAAGTTATTACGGCGGACGGCGGTCATAAGCTTCTGGAACGCATCGAGAAAGAGAAACCGGACCTGGTGGTGCTCGACATCAAAATGGTCGAATATAATGGTCTGGATCTGTTGCAGGATATCAGAAATCAGTATTACGAGCTTCCGGTAGTTTTGTGTACGGCCTATGACGCCTTTAAAGAGGATATCAAGAGCGTTGCCGCGGACTATTACGTGGTGAAATCGTTCGATTTGACCGAGTTGAAGCAGACCATAAAGAAAGCTTTGGAAGCCGGAGTTCAGAAAGACTAGGCCTCATTGCTTTAGACTGGCCAACATCAGAAAGCCTGCTGAGAGAAAAGTAAGGTTTGCCATCCAGGCGGATAGAAGGGGAGGCAGTATGCCCGAGCGCCCGAATGACAGACTGAGACTCAACAGGACCCAGTAGAGAAACGCCAGTCCGATGCTCATGCCGACGCCAACGGCCACGGTGCCGCTGCTCCTGGTTCGTAAGGCCAGTGGATACCCGACGAGGGCCATGATCACACAAACAAACGGGAAGGCGATCTTGTGATGAAGATCTGCGCGGTAGCCTATCGAATTATAGCCTTCACGTTTGATCTTCCGAATGTAGTTTCTAAGCTCGGCAAAGGACATTTCATCCGGATCGCGTATGATGTGGCTGAAGTCGCTTGGTCGTTCCTCGAGGGGGATGTCGAGAGTTTCGAACCTCTCTGATTTAATGCCTTTATTGGGAAGCAGCTCCTGCTTAAGGCCATCTATGAACTGCCATTCGCCGTTCTTCCAGCGGGCTTCACGGGCGTCTATCCGCTGTTGCAATCCGTGGTTTTCCGCAAAGCGGTACAATGTAACCCCCTTTAGACTCTGCGAAGGGGCGTCGTAAAGTACCACGTGGAATATAACCCCCTTCCCCCTGTACCAGAATCGCTCGTTTCGATACAGAGTGTTGAGGGGGCGTTTCTGGACCTGAATACGAAAGATGTAGTTCGTCTTCTGGTTGGCCAAGGGGAGAATGGTTTCGTTCAAAAAAAATAAGAAGAACGAAATGCAAACGCTGAAAAGAAGCAAGGGAACCAATAATCTATAGAAACTCAGTCCATTGGCCCGGAACATGGTGAACTCTCGATTTCTGGCCATAATACCGATGGAGAGAGTCGTGCCCATCAAGACGGCGGCGGGCAAAACCTGTTGCACCATCAGTGGGGTTTTGAAGACGATGTATTCGGCCATGACCCACAGGGAGACCTTGGCTTCCAGAAAGTTGTCCACCCGCTCGAAAAAGTCTACAATAATATAAATGCAGACAAACGAGGCCAGACACAAAAGGAAGGTTTTCAAGAACTCTTGAACCAAGTACCTGCTGATCGTATTCACAGCGGCTCTCCTCCGGGGTTTTGGACTATATCATGAATAGGCGCAGACACCAAATTATCCGGGTGGTCGTGGCGGACGCCCGTGTTTTTTTGAGCGAATTCCGTACGAATGTGAGATTATCCGAAGCGTTATGTTGATCAGGAATGAACTGGAGGAACTGGAGCGCAGGGAACTTTCGCGCTATGCGGCCAAGAGCGCGGAATCTCGAGGCCGAATGAGGCCGGAGCCGGAATGCGATCTGCGGCCGGCGTTTCAGCATGATCGGGACCGCATTGTGCACTCGAAGGCCTTCCGGCGACTTAAACACAAGACACAAGTATTTCTGGCGCCGGCGGGCGATCACTACCGCACGCGTCTGACGCACACGCTCGAGGTTTCCCAGATCGCCCGAACCATTGCCCGATGTCTGAGGCTTAATGAATCCCTCACCGAGGCCGTTGCCCTGGGTCACGACTTGGGGCACACTCCCTTCGGGCATGCCGGTGAAGATGTTCTGAACCGGATCGTGAAGGGAGGTTTTTCGCACCACAAACAGAGTCTTCGGGTGGTAGACGAGCTGGAAATGGCAGGGCGCGGGTTGAATCTGACCCTGGAGGTCCGAGACGGTATACTAAAGCATTCCAAGGGGAGAGGGCCAATTTTACGGGATCCCGGCGAGGGAGGGCCCATCACGCTTGAAGGGGAAGTTGTCCGGGTTGCGGATATCGTGGCTTACATCTGCCACGATCTGGAAGATGCGGAACGGGGGGGAGTGGTGAAACCGGGATCAATTCCTTCGATATGTGAAAAAGTGCTGGGAAGCACGAGTTCGGAGCGGATAGGATCCATGGTTCGAGATGTGGTAACCCGTACCCGGGAATCCGACGACGGGACCCTCCATATGAGCTCCTCGGTAACGGAGGCTATGTCGGACCTCCGGGATTTTCTGTATGAACGTGTCTACGAAGATCCGTGGGTGCGGAGCAGCTTCGTCCGAGCCTCGAAAGTGCTGGCGGAGCTGTACGAGTGTTTTCTCCGGGACGACGCTCTGTTTGAGAATGAAATTGGACAGGCCTCCCCCCGGGTTTCGAGAGAAAGGGCCGTATGTGACTTTATTGCGGGGATGACGGACCGGTACGCCCTGGATTTGTACGAAAGGATATTCTTGCCCAAGCCCTGGGGAGTGTTTTAGGCGTTTTCCCCTTTTCTTGACTCGACCGGCCCACTGTGATAGAGGCAGTTTCTGAAACAAGTTTGAATGGTTGGCGCGGACGACAACGAAGTTTTCTTTTTTCAGGACCCCTTATCCGGGCCATGAGTCTGTCGACCGGATTGAGAACTGCAAACAGCAAAAGTGGTTTACTGAATCCATGACGGAAAACGACGCCGAAGAGATCATCGAACTTACGGAGATTGTCGAGGAACCGGGCGGGGTTGCCGAGGATCCGGACGAAGAGGCCATACGCAAGGCTTTCGAAGAGGACGACTTCTTCTCCAAAATCGAGGAGGCGGATGTCTCTTCTGATCAAGCCGAAGGAGAGGGGTCCGGCGAGGAGAGCCCCGCTGGAGACGATGATTTCTTGGATGAACTCCTCGACGGCGGTGAGGGGGATCAGGAGGCGGGTCCCGATTCCGGCGACCGTTCCGACGAGGAACCGTCCGAGGACGTTGTCGATATCGAAGACATGCCGGAGCCCGAATCGGGAGGCCTTGAAACAGCCGAGGCAGGAATTCCCGATGACTTGGAAACGAGCTTCGAATTGGAGGAGTCTTTAGAAGAGGCTTCGGAGGAAGAACCTGGGGCTGAAGCCATCGACCGCGAGGACGCCGATGACGAGTTCGGAGAACTCGAGGATTTCAAGATTGATGTTTCTATTCCGGAGTCCGGCCCCGAAGACTTGAAAGAATCCGAGGGGATTCAATCGGCCGGGCGTTCGGGAACTTTCCCCCTATCGCGGGGTGAAGGAGAGACTCCATCCACCGGACGTGCGTCCGCGGAGAAACTGATGGGAACGGTGGAGCCGGAGAAGGTGGAAGCCATTCTGGAGCGGGTGGCGCGGGAGGTCTTGGGTGAGACGGCCGAGCGTATCTTTTCCGAAGTGGCCGAACGGGTGATCAAGGAAGAGATTGAACGCATAAAAGCAGAGATCAACCGGTTATCGAACCGAGACTAACATAGATACGGACTACAGAACGCACGCGGGGGATTCGATGCTGCAATCCCCCGTTATTTTACGGGGTCGTCGGCAATAGGGGCGATCACCGTCCAGAGAATGTGGAGAGCAGGATGAATGCCACGGACATTTCAAAATCTTACGATTTCAGGAACGTCGAGCTGAAATGGTACCGGTATTGGGAAGAAAACGGACTTTTCCGTGCCGACGAGACCAGGGACGAGAAGCCCTACTCCATAGTGATACCGCCACCGAATGTTACGGGTTCACTTCACATGGGCCATGCGCTCAACAATACCTTGCAGGACGTCCTCTGCAGATATAAACGGCTTAAGGGATTCAATGTACTATGGATGCCGGGTACGGATCACGCGGGGATTGCCACGCAAAACGTGGTCGAAAAGGAACTCGCTCGGGAGGGCAAGGACCGTCATGAACTGGGGAGGGAACAGTTCATCGAGAGGGTATGGCAATGGCGCTCGAAATACGGGGGCATGATCATCAACCAGCTCAAACGTCTGGGCGCGTCCTGTGACTGGAGCCGGGAGCGGTTTACCATGGACGAGGGCCTTTCGAGGGCAGTGAGAAAAGTCTTCGTGACCCTGTACCGGGAAGGGCTCATCTATCGTGGAGATTATATCATCAACTGGTGCCCGCGCTGCCGCACGGCTTTGGCGGACCTCGAGGTGGAACATCACGAGCAGGAAGGCCATCTCTATCACATCAAGTATCTGTTCCCGGGTTCAACAAAAGGACTTGTGATTGCGACAACGCGACCCGAGACCATGCTGGGGGACACGGCGGTGGCCATTAACCCCGAGGACCCAAGATTCAAGGATTTGGATCGGGAAGAACTGGTCCTTCCGTTGATGAACCGGGTGCTGCCTATTATCCGGGATAGTTACGTCGATGTCGGGTTCGGAACCGGTGTGCTGAAAATAACGCCCGCCCACGACGCGAACGACTTTCTTATCGGTGAACAGCACGGGCTCGAGTCCATCGTGATTATGGACGAGTCCGGGCGGATGAATGAAAACGCGGGCGCGTATCAGGGACTGGACCGGTTCGAGGCGAGGGGAAAAGTCGTCAAGGATCTGGAGAAGCTGGGTCTTCTCGAGAAGATCGAACCCTACCAACACAACGTAGGGCACTGCTACCGTTGCAGGACCATGATCGAACCGATCTTGTCCAAACAATGGTTCGTCAAGGTGGCCCCCCTGGCCCGCGACGCATCTAGGGCCGTAAGAGAGGGGAAAACGTCGATTATTCCTAAGATGTGGGAAAATACCTATTTTGACTGGATGGATAATATACGGGACTGGTGTGTGTCCCGCCAGATCTGGTGGGGACACCGCATACCTGCCTGGTACTGCAAGAATTGCCCTGAGATCGTGGTGGACATGGAAGAGCCCGAAACCTGTCCCAAATGCGGCGGGGAACTGGTTCAGGAGACGGACGTGCTGGACACCTGGTTCAGCTCCGCGCTCTGGCCTTTTTCCACCATGGGATGGCCGGATAAGACGCCTGAACTGGGCATCTTTTACCCGACCTCCGTCCTGATCACCGGATTCGACATCCTGTTCTTCTGGGTGGCCCGCATGATGATGATGGGCATTCACTTTATGAACGACGTCCATTTTCGGGACGTTTACATCCATGCCCTGGTGCGCGACGCCGAGGGGCAAAAGATGAGCAAGTCCAAAGGCAATGTCATCGACCCGCTGATCGTTATGGACAAATACGGCACGGACGCCTTCCGGTTTACCCTGGCCGCGTTCGCAGCCCAGGGTCGGGACGTGCTGATGAGCGAAGATCGAGTTGAAGGATATCGCCATTTTGTCAACAAGGTATGGAATGCTTCGAGGTTCGCCCTCATGAATCTCGAGGACATGGATTTGAACGTTGCCGTAGGGGACGCCGAGAGGACCCTTGCGGACCGATGGATTCTGAGCCGTACCGGAAAGGTGGCTTCCCAGGTCGCTCGGGCATTGGAGGAATATCGGTTCAATGACGCGGCTATGGATCTGTATCAGTTCGCATGGCACGAGTTCTGTGATTGGTACCTCGAGGAGGCGAAGCTGGTTTTCTACGGCAAGTATCGTGGGGAGAGCAAGGCCGCTAGTCAGCGGACGCTGTATGAAACGCTTCTCGCCCTGTTGAAAATGCTGCACCCCTTCATGCCCTTCGTAACGGAAGAGATCTGGAATCTCGTACCGGGCACGCAAAACAGCATCATGACGGCCACATACCCGGAATTCGAAAAATGGGTCGACAATGGGGTCGAGGAAGAAATGGCCCTGCTGATGGATGTGATTTCTTCTGTTCGCAACATCCGGGGCGAGATGCACATTCCGCCTTCCAAGGATGTGGATCTGATTCTCTACTCCACGAACTCGAGCGACCTCGAGCAACTGAAGGAACTGGATACCTACATACGAGACCTGTGCAAAGTGCAACAAATCCAATGGCGGCGGGACGGCGATCGTCCAAAGAAGGCAGCTTCCGCCGTTTGCCGGAATGTCGAGGTCTTCGTTCCCCTCGAAGGCCTGATTGACTTCGGATACGAATGCAAGCGCTTGAAAAAAGAGTTGGACAAGATCGACAAGGAATTGGGCTACGCCAGGAAGAAACTGGTGAACGAAGACTTCCTGAGCCGCGCGCCCAAGCAAGTGGTAGCCAAGGAGCGGGAAAAGGCGGAGGAGTTGGAAGGGCGGCTGAAAAAGCTGGAGGCCAACTACCAACGTATCGTAGCCATGGCGTCCTGACGTTCAAGGAGTTCGACCCGCCTTGGAATCCGATTCGCCTTCGCGCGCGACCGGCCCCGCCGACACGTTTGTCCCTACATGGCGGGGAGGGGCGGCTATGGAGGCGAGGGGATGCGACCCACGGCCTCTTTCAGCCGCCGCGCCACGTCTTTCTCGATTTCCAGGGGAAAACCGTCCACGGAAGCCTCCGGAATTCCGCTGATCCCATCCACCGCGCCGCGTCTGACTATGGTCCGGATGTAACTCTCGATCCGCTCCGGTGAAGGCAGCAGGTCAAGGCGTGCGAAGATCTGGAGATAGGCCAGCAGCCCATACGCCCCCCAGTTCGATACTCCCGAGACAATGAGATGATCGGCCGGGACTACGGAGGGCTGCTCGATAAGCGCCGACTGCCGCAGCTCCCGGACCAGGTTTCCCATGCCGATTTCATTGCCGCCGTCTCCCACCGCCACCGTCGTGAGCCGGGAATGATTCAGAAGGAACAAGGCGTCGATGGGCGCGGTCCGGTCACCGATGTCCTCGCCTCGAACATTTAAGTATACCCCGTTTCGGTTGCGCCCGCATCGTTCCACAGATATCAGGAGTACCGGATCCGTCCGATCCAGTATCGCCCGGGCCCGGTCAAACCCGAGACCATCCTCCGTGGAAAACCGGATCAGACGATCTTCCGGAACCTCGGATTCGAACAGCGGCGATACGATCTCATCCACTGCCAGGAAAGGCCGAAAAGACAATTCTTCCAGGGCCTTATATACGAAAAAAGCCCCCGGTGGACCGTCCGTCTCGGGCGATCCATCCACGCAGAAGCCCGTCGTGACGATGACGTTTCCCCTCTCAAGGTGGACTATGGCTCGGGCGGCGTCACGAATAAAACACGGTCCCAGCCGCTCCGCCAAACGGTCCATTCCTCGATTTCCCAAGGAAAGGACGATCTCTTCAACGGTCATGACCGAGTGTCCATACGGGTCCGGGTAACGAATTCATGCAAAGGGAGAGGCGACTGATGATTCGCCCTTATCCTTAGTCCGACCCGCCCCGTCCCTCTGGAAGAGGGCCGGAGTCAACATGTTCGGCCTCTCGCCCGTTCAGTTCGTCGGCGATCTTAACGGCCCAAGCCCGGAAGGAAGCTCCCCTGTCCTCGTAGTTTTTGAACAAGCCGAAGCTGGGAGACGCCGGTGAGAGGAGACACGCTTTTCCCCTGGGCGTCTTCTCGAAGGCGATGCGTACCGCCTGTTCCATATTTTCTGCAAAAAAGGACGGTATCTCGTCCTGGGAATCGGTGTTTTCAGACCGATAGGCCTGAAGAATAGCTTTGCCCGTTTCGGGGAATAGAATCAGGGCGTCCGGCCGGCGCCGGACGATGCATCCGGCCAGCGGATGGTAATCGACGCCGCCGCGGTCGTGGCCTCCGGCGATCAGGCTGCCGACTCGCCCGTCGAAATGTTCCAGAGCGGCTACGGCGCACTCGGGGATGGTGGAGATCGAATCGTTATAGAATTCGATGCCCCTGAACAGTCCCACCCGTTGGAGACGGTGTTCCAGCGGCTTAAAACGCCTCAGCGCCGTTCGTATGTCCGGAGTGGGGACGCCCAGAAGTTTGGCTACGATGATGGCGGGGATCACATTGTTCAGATTGAACGTTCCCGGCAGAGGGAGGTCCGCCACGGGAATGACTTCCTCGATCTCTTCCCCCTCCTCGAAATAAATGCGGCCATCCTCCACCCAGCAGGGCCGGGCCTCTATATCCTCCGGTGCGTAGGCGATGGATATGGCTTTTGTGTTTTGCGCGATGTGCACGAACGGTTCGAACGAACCGTTGTAGATGAGGCGCTTATTCGAGGAGGCGTTCCGGACGATGTTGGACTTGGCCTGGGTGTAGGCGTCCATGTTTCCATAGTAGTCCATGTGTTCCACATAGAGGTTCAACAGTACGGAGATGTCCGGTCCGGCGGTCACATTCGCCAGTTGGTGACTGGAAAGCTCAAAGACCACCAGGGATCGAGGGCCGAGTTTTTCGAGTATGTCCAGCGCGGGGATTCCAATGTTGCCGATGAGATGCACGTCGGGATGATAGGAAGACAGCAACGCGTGAATGAGCGTCGAGCACGTGCTTTTCCCCTTGGTGCCCGTAATGCCCACCACGGTTCCGGGACACGCCTTGAGAAAGAGATCCGTTTGCGACGTGATTTTGTGCAGATGACGGGCCAAGCCGGGTGTTGAATAGGGAATTCCCGGTGTTTTCAGGAGGAGATCGTAGTTCTCCAGCGAACTCAGGTAATCGGGTCCCACATACAAATCCGCGTCAGGATCTTCCCGCAGCCGGGGGATGGCCGGGTTGTCGGGGTCCTTGTCCGCGACTCCCAGGCGTCTGCCCGGAAAGAGGCGACGCAACAGCCGGTAACTGCTGCCGCCTTCCTTT
This region includes:
- the murD gene encoding UDP-N-acetylmuramoyl-L-alanine--D-glutamate ligase; this translates as MDALNQIRRLLEGKRLLILGLGKEGGSSYRLLRRLFPGRRLGVADKDPDNPAIPRLREDPDADLYVGPDYLSSLENYDLLLKTPGIPYSTPGLARHLHKITSQTDLFLKACPGTVVGITGTKGKSTCSTLIHALLSSYHPDVHLIGNIGIPALDILEKLGPRSLVVFELSSHQLANVTAGPDISVLLNLYVEHMDYYGNMDAYTQAKSNIVRNASSNKRLIYNGSFEPFVHIAQNTKAISIAYAPEDIEARPCWVEDGRIYFEEGEEIEEVIPVADLPLPGTFNLNNVIPAIIVAKLLGVPTPDIRTALRRFKPLEHRLQRVGLFRGIEFYNDSISTIPECAVAALEHFDGRVGSLIAGGHDRGGVDYHPLAGCIVRRRPDALILFPETGKAILQAYRSENTDSQDEIPSFFAENMEQAVRIAFEKTPRGKACLLSPASPSFGLFKNYEDRGASFRAWAVKIADELNGREAEHVDSGPLPEGRGGSD